A window of Chloracidobacterium sp. N contains these coding sequences:
- a CDS encoding OmpH family outer membrane protein produces MPLFACLALSLLPPVGGSLPVSPAITTEPPVPQSSPAAPRIAVVNTQAFGELINEYRQQVVTLQTEFRPTLDTLQRLGAEIQAEEDALQRLADQLTPDVRLKRTDDLERKKKDFKRRQEDLNEAAEKRAAILLNPVREKIFKALEAYAKERGIHILLDVATAAEAGGLVYLAPGMDITEDFAARYNQANPATKPAASR; encoded by the coding sequence ATGCCCCTGTTTGCATGTCTTGCGTTGAGCCTCCTGCCTCCGGTTGGCGGAAGCCTGCCCGTGTCCCCCGCCATCACGACTGAACCCCCTGTACCGCAGTCGTCCCCGGCTGCCCCCCGCATTGCGGTCGTCAACACCCAGGCGTTTGGTGAACTCATCAATGAATACCGCCAGCAGGTGGTGACGCTCCAGACCGAGTTTCGCCCGACACTGGACACCCTGCAGCGGCTGGGGGCTGAGATTCAGGCCGAAGAAGACGCGCTCCAGCGTCTGGCCGACCAGCTTACGCCCGATGTGCGCCTCAAACGCACCGATGACCTCGAACGCAAGAAAAAGGATTTCAAACGCCGCCAGGAAGACCTCAACGAAGCCGCCGAAAAGCGGGCCGCGATTTTGCTCAATCCCGTCCGCGAAAAAATTTTCAAGGCGCTGGAAGCCTATGCCAAGGAGCGCGGCATTCACATCCTGCTCGATGTTGCCACGGCGGCCGAAGCCGGGGGACTCGTCTATCTCGCGCCCGGCATGGACATTACCGAAGACTTTGCCGCCCGCTATAATCAGGCCAATCCGGCTACGAAGCCGGCGGCGTCCCGCTGA
- the hflX gene encoding GTPase HflX: MPISKVEGNTQGLKSSQVRRLERLLARRVPPRDIITPELARQMTELSAEIRRQVGVLISRHGQVECVMVGDAGGIVIPDLKRVRVGQGRFRGLRCLHTQLSGPGLTRDDLNDLALLRLDLMGVISVSDTGLPNWIHAAHLLPATDAVTDDTAEPWAYLDKVHPGQLQVDFLDLIEHLEAEFARTRRLRDARDLRDRAMLVVVTTGALADAEASMEELVELAESCDLVVVDKLIQRRRELDPKTLLGKGKLQEVIIRSLQHAADVLLFDQDLSPAQVRTIEAATDLKILDRTQLILDIFAQRARSREGKVQVELAQLKYLLPRLAGHGADMSRLAGGIGARGPGETKLEVDRRRARDRIADLEKLITGLRSQRQTRRAQRDRQQLPVVSIVGYTNAGKSTLLNTLTSSEVVAERRMFATLDPTSRRLRLPRDRDIIINDTVGFIRDLPPTLMAAFKATLEEIETSDLLLHLVDIAAPDYERRIAAVEDILAQLELSHLPRQLVFNKADLLPAEEVAALCARHQALAVVAHDRATLPPLLQSIDAWLSSPRNREAGPGVGYAPWEPVGNPGAVVS; this comes from the coding sequence ATGCCTATTTCCAAGGTCGAAGGTAACACACAAGGTCTCAAATCCAGTCAGGTCAGGCGGCTCGAACGTCTGCTTGCGCGCCGGGTTCCGCCACGGGACATCATCACCCCGGAGTTGGCACGGCAGATGACGGAACTTTCGGCTGAAATCCGGCGGCAGGTCGGTGTGCTCATCAGCCGGCACGGACAGGTCGAATGTGTCATGGTCGGTGACGCCGGTGGCATCGTCATTCCCGACCTCAAGCGGGTGCGCGTCGGACAGGGGCGTTTTCGCGGGTTGCGGTGTCTGCACACGCAGCTTTCCGGGCCGGGGCTGACCCGCGACGACCTCAACGACCTGGCGTTGCTGCGTCTCGATCTCATGGGCGTCATCAGCGTCAGCGACACCGGACTGCCAAACTGGATTCACGCCGCCCATCTTCTCCCGGCCACCGATGCCGTCACGGACGACACGGCAGAACCTTGGGCCTATCTGGACAAAGTGCACCCCGGTCAGCTCCAGGTGGATTTCCTCGACCTCATCGAACATCTCGAAGCCGAGTTTGCCCGCACCCGGCGGCTGCGGGACGCGCGTGACCTGCGGGACCGCGCCATGCTGGTCGTGGTCACGACCGGGGCGCTGGCAGACGCCGAAGCCTCCATGGAAGAACTCGTCGAACTGGCGGAATCGTGCGATCTGGTCGTGGTGGACAAGCTCATCCAGCGGCGACGCGAACTCGACCCCAAAACCCTGCTCGGCAAAGGCAAGCTGCAGGAAGTCATCATCCGCAGCCTCCAGCATGCGGCCGATGTCCTGCTCTTTGACCAAGACCTGTCTCCAGCGCAGGTACGGACCATCGAAGCGGCAACCGACCTGAAAATTCTCGACCGCACCCAGCTCATTCTGGACATCTTCGCCCAGCGCGCCCGCAGCCGCGAAGGGAAAGTCCAGGTTGAGCTGGCGCAGCTCAAATACCTGTTGCCGCGGCTGGCCGGACACGGGGCGGATATGTCCCGGCTGGCCGGCGGCATCGGTGCCCGTGGGCCCGGCGAGACGAAACTCGAAGTGGACCGCCGCCGGGCCCGCGACCGGATTGCCGATCTGGAAAAACTCATCACCGGGCTGCGCAGCCAACGCCAGACGCGCCGCGCCCAGCGCGACCGGCAGCAGTTGCCGGTGGTCTCCATCGTGGGCTACACCAACGCCGGAAAATCCACGCTCCTCAACACGCTGACCTCCAGTGAAGTCGTGGCGGAGCGCCGCATGTTTGCCACCCTCGACCCCACGAGCCGCCGGCTTCGCCTGCCACGCGACCGCGACATCATCATCAACGATACCGTCGGGTTCATCCGGGACCTGCCGCCCACGCTGATGGCCGCCTTCAAGGCGACGCTCGAAGAAATCGAAACTTCCGATTTGCTCCTGCACCTGGTGGACATTGCCGCTCCCGACTACGAACGGCGCATCGCCGCCGTGGAGGACATCCTGGCGCAACTGGAGCTTTCCCACCTGCCACGCCAGCTCGTCTTCAACAAGGCCGACCTGCTCCCGGCAGAGGAGGTCGCGGCGCTCTGCGCCCGCCATCAGGCGCTGGCCGTCGTGGCGCACGACCGGGCAACGCTGCCGCCGCTGTTGCAATCCATAGACGCCTGGCTTTCTTCACCGCGCAACCGGGAGGCAGGTCCCGGCGTTGGATACGCCCCATGGGAACCGGTCGGCAACCCCGGCGCGGTCGTTTCCTGA
- a CDS encoding Xaa-Pro peptidase family protein has protein sequence MSRLLAAFLLGFWLFGAWPLPQAALLPTDPPKSVPMLAEQPLADFQARRARLRAQLKDGLVLVPGRVETSLGVSEKFFQDENFFYLTGVEAPGATLLLTPVPYQGAQEILFLPRRDPQMERWTGPQPGPGQEAEQRFGMEKALPTDTLSQVLREIGAALPDGGKIHLIANPQEAQERAARTLLELLRQTVPALPVTDARSAVSLMRMCKTPAEVDLLRKAVRITGAAFRDIPRHLTVGCYEYEIEAVVLAAFYRNGAERPGYPCIIGGGQNATILHYNRNRDQIRDGDLVVVDVGAQYRGYTADITRTFPANGRFSRRQRELYELVLAAQEAAVKAFVPGKSRMSDLTLAAREAMRSSPLRAGNDLTLDNFFIHGLGHFIGLNVHDVGDYGQPLPPGSVITIEPGVYIPAERIGIRIEDDYLVTETGLVKLSGDIPSRPEAIEQAMRQARRLPRQRDSVKD, from the coding sequence ATGTCACGCCTGCTCGCTGCTTTTCTGCTTGGCTTCTGGTTGTTTGGCGCGTGGCCGCTTCCCCAGGCGGCCCTCCTTCCCACGGACCCTCCCAAGTCCGTGCCGATGCTGGCCGAGCAACCGCTGGCCGACTTCCAGGCGCGGCGGGCGCGACTGCGGGCGCAGTTGAAGGATGGGCTCGTGCTTGTTCCCGGACGGGTCGAAACCTCGCTGGGCGTGAGTGAGAAATTTTTTCAGGACGAAAACTTCTTCTACCTCACCGGTGTGGAAGCGCCGGGTGCAACGCTGCTGCTCACTCCGGTTCCCTACCAGGGCGCGCAGGAAATCCTGTTTCTTCCGCGCCGCGACCCGCAGATGGAACGCTGGACGGGCCCCCAGCCGGGACCGGGTCAGGAAGCCGAGCAACGCTTTGGCATGGAAAAAGCCCTGCCGACCGATACGCTCTCCCAGGTGTTGCGGGAAATTGGGGCCGCACTCCCGGACGGCGGCAAAATTCACCTCATCGCCAACCCGCAGGAGGCGCAGGAACGGGCAGCGCGCACACTTCTGGAGTTACTGCGGCAAACCGTCCCGGCACTCCCTGTCACCGACGCCCGCTCGGCCGTCAGTCTCATGCGCATGTGCAAGACACCGGCCGAGGTGGACCTGCTGAGGAAAGCCGTTCGCATCACCGGCGCGGCCTTCCGCGACATTCCCAGACACCTGACGGTCGGATGCTACGAGTATGAAATCGAGGCCGTCGTTCTGGCAGCCTTCTATCGTAACGGCGCGGAGCGGCCGGGCTACCCATGCATCATCGGGGGCGGGCAGAATGCCACCATCCTGCACTACAACCGCAACCGGGACCAGATTCGGGATGGTGATCTCGTGGTCGTGGATGTCGGTGCACAGTACCGGGGCTATACGGCTGACATCACACGTACCTTTCCGGCCAACGGCAGGTTCAGCCGGCGGCAGCGCGAACTCTACGAACTCGTCCTGGCAGCGCAGGAAGCTGCCGTCAAAGCCTTTGTGCCCGGCAAAAGCCGGATGAGTGACCTGACCCTGGCCGCTCGTGAGGCGATGCGGTCCAGCCCGCTGCGCGCCGGCAACGACCTGACCCTGGACAACTTTTTCATCCACGGGCTGGGGCACTTCATCGGCCTCAATGTTCACGACGTAGGTGACTATGGGCAGCCACTCCCGCCGGGAAGCGTCATCACCATTGAGCCGGGGGTTTACATTCCGGCCGAACGCATCGGCATCCGCATCGAAGACGACTACCTGGTGACGGAGACCGGACTGGTCAAGCTTTCCGGCGACATTCCTTCGCGCCCGGAAGCCATCGAGCAGGCTATGCGCCAGGCGCGCCGGCTGCCGCGTCAGCGGGATTCAGTCAAGGATTGA
- a CDS encoding CDP-alcohol phosphatidyltransferase family protein: MLSERIGSAGTKVLDTLVRYLARIFPNPNTLTFIGLLINIGCAFLYGWGHFFIAGLVMIVANLFDMLDGRVARLTGRVTRFGGFFDSVLDRYSDVIVLIGIMVFYARNTPQHSTLYVTLAGIALLGSVLVSYTRARAENLIQQCKVGFLERPERVVLIIIGSLTEIGPEDNPFLHKMRAVLWVLAVLSHWTVVHRMYHTYLEAQRLDMLGDTPAEPTTPAAPDQDEVWEPALPKKQAPSWYRAT, from the coding sequence ATGCTTAGTGAACGCATTGGCAGTGCTGGCACAAAGGTTCTGGACACGCTGGTTCGCTACCTTGCCCGAATCTTTCCCAACCCGAATACGCTGACTTTCATCGGGCTGCTCATCAACATCGGCTGTGCTTTCCTTTATGGGTGGGGTCACTTTTTCATTGCCGGACTGGTGATGATTGTGGCCAATCTGTTCGACATGCTCGATGGACGGGTGGCGCGGCTCACCGGACGGGTGACACGGTTTGGCGGCTTCTTTGATTCGGTGCTCGACCGCTATTCGGATGTCATCGTTCTGATTGGCATCATGGTGTTCTATGCGCGGAATACGCCCCAGCACAGCACGCTCTACGTCACACTCGCGGGCATTGCGCTGCTGGGTTCGGTGCTGGTCAGCTACACCCGCGCACGGGCGGAAAATCTCATCCAGCAGTGCAAGGTGGGCTTTCTGGAGCGCCCGGAACGGGTGGTGCTCATCATCATCGGCTCGCTGACTGAAATCGGCCCGGAAGACAACCCGTTCCTGCACAAAATGCGGGCGGTGCTGTGGGTGCTGGCCGTGTTGTCCCACTGGACCGTCGTGCACCGGATGTATCACACCTATCTGGAAGCCCAGCGACTGGACATGCTTGGCGACACGCCCGCTGAGCCGACCACACCGGCCGCGCCGGACCAGGATGAGGTATGGGAACCGGCGCTTCCCAAAAAGCAGGCACCTTCCTGGTACCGGGCTACCTAG
- the cofG gene encoding 7,8-didemethyl-8-hydroxy-5-deazariboflavin synthase subunit CofG, translated as MVSAYARPEKMQRGGSQPTVPEGTGAGWEVSGSEPHRLEVVTCSHSLTFIPTYSCLFACGYCAFARPTPLASLEAAASCFVRGKQAGCHEALIMSGEGVMAFPRLRATLVAWGFRDYHDYLSAVCRLALEQGLLPHINIGNQTEEEFRRLRPVCVSMGMMLETTSRELLRQPAHQHAPGKAPHLRLATLAAAGRAQVPFTTGLLIGIGETPADREASLEAIAELHHQYGHIQEVILQPFVPHPGTAMADWTGPDVPTLAAVVRLARAILPSDVVIQIPPNLVPDAADRRELVLAGARDLGGISPEPDQINPDAPWLAPARYAAELAAWGFVLRPRLAVYPRFQTRAWLDTAVYDLVRSRQAELDALGAIVPVPAVEVPAVDAPGGQTCRTHTPRACR; from the coding sequence TTGGTTTCAGCATACGCACGCCCGGAAAAGATGCAACGGGGCGGTTCCCAGCCCACAGTCCCGGAAGGCACCGGCGCAGGCTGGGAAGTATCCGGTTCGGAACCGCACCGGCTGGAAGTTGTCACCTGCTCGCACAGCCTGACGTTCATTCCCACCTACAGTTGTCTTTTTGCCTGTGGCTACTGTGCGTTCGCGCGCCCGACACCGCTGGCTTCCCTGGAAGCAGCGGCAAGCTGTTTTGTTCGCGGAAAACAGGCTGGTTGTCATGAGGCACTCATCATGAGCGGCGAAGGCGTCATGGCCTTTCCGCGCCTGCGGGCGACGCTGGTTGCCTGGGGTTTCCGGGACTACCACGACTATCTGTCCGCCGTGTGCCGGCTGGCGCTCGAACAGGGTTTGCTGCCGCACATCAACATCGGCAATCAGACAGAGGAAGAATTCCGCCGTCTGCGCCCGGTTTGTGTTTCGATGGGCATGATGCTGGAAACAACCAGCCGGGAGCTGCTCCGGCAGCCGGCCCATCAGCATGCGCCAGGAAAGGCACCCCACCTGCGGCTGGCAACCCTGGCCGCCGCCGGGCGGGCGCAGGTGCCGTTTACGACGGGTCTGCTCATCGGCATCGGTGAAACACCGGCCGACCGCGAAGCCTCGCTGGAGGCGATTGCCGAACTGCATCACCAGTACGGACACATTCAGGAGGTCATCCTTCAGCCGTTCGTTCCCCATCCGGGAACGGCCATGGCGGATTGGACGGGGCCGGACGTTCCAACGCTGGCCGCCGTCGTACGGTTGGCGCGCGCCATACTGCCGTCGGACGTGGTGATCCAGATTCCGCCCAACCTCGTGCCGGACGCTGCCGACCGGCGGGAACTGGTGCTGGCCGGAGCGCGTGACCTGGGCGGTATTTCGCCGGAACCGGACCAGATCAACCCGGATGCCCCTTGGCTGGCTCCGGCGCGCTATGCAGCCGAACTGGCGGCGTGGGGTTTTGTACTGCGTCCGCGTCTGGCGGTGTATCCCCGGTTTCAAACCCGTGCCTGGCTGGATACGGCTGTTTATGACCTCGTGCGCTCCAGGCAGGCGGAACTGGACGCCCTGGGTGCGATTGTGCCGGTTCCGGCGGTTGAGGTTCCGGCGGTTGATGCGCCCGGCGGTCAGACCTGCCGGACGCACACCCCGCGCGCGTGCAGGTAG
- a CDS encoding DUF3592 domain-containing protein translates to MAEVRSQGTLSRWRSWWQRLLGREDPEAARRRWLRQSGRIIEGEVLDIRPAGQGALVRYRYEVASVEYESFDVVDTAGRENRYWPGQRVSVRYDRRRPSNSILD, encoded by the coding sequence ATGGCGGAAGTACGTTCCCAAGGCACGCTGAGCCGCTGGCGGAGCTGGTGGCAGCGTCTGTTGGGCCGGGAAGACCCGGAGGCCGCCCGGCGACGCTGGTTACGCCAGTCCGGCCGCATCATCGAAGGTGAGGTGCTCGACATCCGCCCGGCCGGGCAGGGCGCGTTGGTGCGCTACCGGTATGAAGTGGCCAGCGTCGAGTACGAGTCCTTCGACGTGGTGGATACGGCCGGGCGGGAAAACCGCTACTGGCCGGGGCAGCGCGTCAGCGTCCGGTATGACCGCCGCCGCCCATCGAACTCAATCCTTGACTGA
- the bamA gene encoding outer membrane protein assembly factor BamA — protein MFRSFPSSVFPLHAAWAVLTLAAWLFCGVVMTTPVMAQGGLQADAMQDPLQPQLIEDVQFRGNRRIPTDTLRLYVTMKPGDLYSAEQAQRDYQAVLAQGFFDPLRSNVTLEPGNTGGVIVVFNLTEYPVIRDIQYEGLKSIQLSDVLTRYKEKRISLTKDSPYDPVQVKRAETELKTMLSERGRPNAIVTAEIEDVSKTSIIVIFNVDEGARVRVAKIDFEGNQVFSSRTLRKQMKYTKPSGFLTRFTSKDVYSPEKFETDMQLVAQFLREKGYLRPTIGTPRIENIGKVGGGIPLISKKSDGLRIVVPIDEGIRYRFGEITTEGSTIFTPEQVLLISGMRKGDIASAKTIREGVYERLKKAYGSRGYIQADVNVQPTFKPPAAGESEGVADFTIFIEEGSVYTIEQIEFSGNNTTRDKVLRRELLVSEGEPYNQELMEYSILLLNQLGYFDEIKKEDIQTTTDERRKTVNVVIKVKERGRQQIQFSGGVSGIGGSFIGLTYTTNNLFGYGQSVSVDIQAGNLFRNIALSYSDPYFLDRRIGFGVSVFSQRFRYASGISGAAIASGFFNSFTGLDERNLFTQDTTGASLSLSAPLAVLTNRFPKFSRVSRIGVSYSYSRSRITDPPVNRDNNPDNDIIVTFAQPGITISSLTPSFVYNTVNNPINPTSGRNFTLSFTWSGLGGRVKNLSPVLEYREFRPFRFLGQGIEKPAVLGMRFRAAHVSAYGTPFDSNSLAFIGGVPQFNRFYTGGEFEIRGYGIRTISPVAPIEDRRTTTDVRVVDGLTGQVLQPGLQVSPTVIQEYTYTDKLFPLPIGSFQFIPVGGDSQLLLNVEYRVPIVGPLSLALFADGGSVFNLRSLSDQSIRARALPATLGSTPDSPVPGPIVLRPDGTRLDGTRPNDPNPGGPLPDGFRVAFVQAQQASRTQVNLSQTLGGIGRNFRASIGAELQVNLPVLQVPFRLIFAYNPGAKTNVFDPRQLGIIEERGVIRFTVGRTF, from the coding sequence ATGTTCCGGTCTTTTCCATCATCCGTTTTTCCTCTTCACGCCGCCTGGGCCGTCCTGACCCTGGCGGCCTGGCTGTTCTGTGGGGTGGTGATGACCACGCCGGTCATGGCCCAGGGAGGACTCCAGGCCGATGCCATGCAGGACCCCCTCCAGCCGCAACTCATCGAAGATGTGCAGTTCCGGGGCAACCGCCGGATTCCAACCGACACCCTGCGCCTGTACGTCACCATGAAACCGGGCGACCTCTACAGCGCCGAGCAGGCCCAGCGCGACTACCAGGCCGTTCTCGCCCAGGGCTTTTTTGACCCCCTGCGCAGCAATGTCACCCTCGAACCGGGCAATACAGGCGGCGTCATCGTCGTCTTCAACCTGACCGAATATCCGGTCATCCGGGACATTCAGTACGAAGGATTGAAGTCCATTCAGCTCAGCGATGTGCTGACCCGCTACAAGGAAAAGCGCATCTCGCTTACCAAGGACTCCCCCTACGATCCTGTCCAGGTCAAGCGGGCGGAAACCGAACTCAAGACCATGCTCAGCGAACGCGGCCGCCCCAATGCCATCGTGACGGCCGAAATCGAGGACGTATCGAAGACCTCCATCATCGTCATCTTCAATGTGGACGAAGGCGCGCGCGTCCGGGTCGCCAAAATTGACTTCGAGGGCAATCAGGTCTTTTCGAGCCGCACGCTCCGCAAGCAGATGAAATACACCAAACCGTCCGGCTTTCTCACCCGCTTCACCTCCAAGGATGTCTATTCACCGGAGAAGTTCGAGACGGACATGCAGTTGGTGGCGCAGTTCCTGCGGGAAAAGGGCTACCTGCGCCCCACGATTGGAACGCCCCGCATCGAGAACATCGGCAAGGTTGGCGGCGGTATCCCCCTCATCAGCAAAAAGTCCGACGGTCTGCGGATTGTCGTCCCGATTGACGAGGGCATCCGCTACCGGTTTGGGGAGATCACCACGGAAGGTTCAACCATTTTCACCCCCGAACAGGTGCTGCTCATTTCAGGGATGCGCAAGGGCGACATCGCCAGCGCCAAAACCATCCGGGAGGGCGTCTATGAGCGCCTCAAAAAAGCCTATGGCAGCCGGGGCTACATTCAGGCGGATGTCAACGTCCAGCCCACCTTCAAGCCGCCCGCCGCCGGAGAGTCGGAAGGCGTCGCCGATTTCACCATCTTCATCGAGGAAGGTTCGGTCTATACCATCGAGCAGATCGAGTTTTCCGGCAACAACACAACCCGCGACAAGGTGCTGCGGCGCGAACTGCTCGTCAGCGAAGGTGAACCGTACAACCAGGAACTGATGGAGTATTCCATCCTGCTGCTCAACCAGCTCGGCTACTTCGACGAAATCAAAAAGGAAGACATCCAGACGACGACCGACGAACGCCGCAAGACGGTCAACGTCGTCATCAAGGTCAAGGAACGTGGACGCCAGCAGATTCAGTTTTCCGGCGGCGTTTCCGGCATCGGCGGCTCATTCATCGGACTGACCTACACGACGAACAACCTGTTTGGCTACGGACAGAGCGTTTCGGTGGACATCCAGGCCGGAAACCTCTTTCGCAACATCGCCCTGTCGTACAGCGATCCCTACTTCCTTGACCGCCGGATTGGGTTTGGCGTTTCGGTCTTCAGTCAGCGTTTCCGTTATGCCAGCGGCATCAGCGGCGCGGCCATTGCCAGCGGCTTTTTCAACAGCTTCACCGGACTGGACGAGCGAAACCTCTTTACTCAGGACACCACCGGGGCTTCGCTATCGCTTTCCGCTCCGCTGGCCGTACTCACCAACCGGTTTCCCAAGTTCAGCCGCGTCTCGCGGATTGGCGTCAGCTACAGCTACAGCCGCTCACGCATTACCGATCCGCCGGTCAACCGTGACAACAACCCCGACAACGACATCATCGTGACCTTCGCGCAGCCGGGCATTACGATCAGTTCCCTGACGCCCTCGTTCGTCTATAACACGGTCAACAATCCCATCAACCCGACGAGCGGGCGTAACTTCACCCTCAGTTTCACCTGGTCGGGACTGGGCGGACGGGTCAAGAACCTGTCCCCGGTGCTCGAATACCGTGAATTCCGCCCCTTCCGTTTTCTGGGGCAGGGCATCGAAAAACCGGCCGTGCTGGGCATGCGCTTCCGGGCGGCCCACGTGAGCGCCTACGGCACGCCCTTTGACAGCAACTCGCTGGCCTTCATTGGCGGCGTTCCCCAGTTCAACCGCTTCTACACGGGCGGCGAGTTCGAGATTCGCGGCTACGGGATTCGTACGATTTCACCGGTGGCCCCCATCGAGGACCGCCGGACGACAACCGACGTCCGGGTGGTGGACGGACTGACCGGGCAGGTGCTGCAACCGGGACTGCAGGTCAGCCCGACAGTCATTCAGGAATACACCTACACGGACAAGCTCTTTCCGCTCCCGATCGGGTCCTTCCAGTTCATTCCGGTCGGCGGGGACTCCCAGTTGTTGCTGAACGTCGAGTATCGCGTTCCCATCGTCGGGCCGCTTTCCCTGGCGCTGTTTGCCGATGGCGGCTCGGTGTTCAACCTGCGCTCGCTGAGTGACCAGAGCATCCGCGCGCGGGCGCTGCCGGCCACGCTGGGTTCGACGCCCGATTCACCCGTGCCGGGCCCCATCGTTCTGCGCCCGGACGGCACCCGCCTTGACGGCACCCGGCCCAACGATCCCAATCCCGGCGGCCCCCTGCCGGACGGCTTTCGGGTCGCGTTCGTGCAGGCCCAGCAGGCTTCCCGGACGCAGGTCAACCTGAGCCAGACGCTGGGCGGCATCGGGCGCAACTTCCGCGCCTCGATTGGGGCCGAGTTGCAGGTCAACCTGCCGGTGTTACAGGTTCCGTTCCGCCTGATCTTTGCCTACAACCCCGGCGCGAAAACCAACGTCTTTGACCCCCGCCAACTGGGTATCATTGAAGAACGTGGCGTCATCCGCTTTACTGTCGGGCGAACGTTCTAG